From the Drosophila sechellia strain sech25 chromosome X, ASM438219v1, whole genome shotgun sequence genome, the window GCAGCACTAGCAAGCAAGGAAATTAATACAGAAGATTTGCAAGTGGTGCGGCTATTAGACTTGGAGCACACAGTGGCACCACCATTGGACAGTGGTCACGATGGCCGCAAACTGACCAAGAAGAAGCAGCTGCTGGAGCAGCACTTTCCCACCACAACGgtggccaccaccaccattgaaacggaaatggaaagGATACCcacaaccagcagcagcaccacaaccaccacaattttgagcagcagcaccaccagcgcACCACCGCTCCCGTTTACATTCCCGCCGCTGCGACCCTCCAACCTTGCTTTTCTGGAAGCGATATTTTCAACGGCACCACCCATGACCACTGACTTCGCAGGTATAAAATCAACCAGGACACCACCGACCCCATCCACGTTAGCGCCATCGCACCATGGCTACTTGGGACCGATATTTATGGGCGAAAGAACTATCGGTGTGGTGCATCCGCTGAAGAAACCACAGCCGGCGAGCCACCAGCACGTCGCTTCGATTGAGAGCCAGCTGCGAAATGGCCGTTTGGTGGAGATTCTGGCGCCCACGGCGCTGCTCGAGCAGATTCCCGAgcccagcaccacccacgCACCACCACAGCTGGGAGCTGCATTGGTGCTGTCCACCACCGTTTTCCAAGTGCCCGATCTGCAGACCAGCACCACCCGCTTGCCCACAAGCAATAGCAATGAAAATAATGTCGCTGGTGGTGCCGAGGTGGCTGCACCACCACGCACCGAGTCAAAGATCTCGGACATTCAGATCGAGGTGTACGATTCCACGGTGGACTCCATAGTGGCTTCGACGAATTTCCGCGACAGCGAAGGCTTCTATGCACCACCGCAAACCCATGTGGAAATTGGCACCACCAAGCCGCCACATGAGATGCAGTTGCCGCAGGAGCGGTTCACCCAGTATGTCATCGATCGCGCGGATGTGTCCACCCAGCCGGCATCGGGTGGTGTCGCTGGTTCTGGTGGGTCTGGTGGTGCAGCGATGGGCAAGCCAGAGCCGGCGGCCATCGAAATCCACATCAATGTGTCCGAGGCATTTGGCAGCGAAAGCGAAGATCTGGAGTTCTCCTATCGACAGCCCTCGTTGGCGGCCGATAAGCCGGGCAAGTCCGGCGATGAGATTTTGGTAGTTGAGATCATCGACAGTGGTGCGGACAATAGCAGCTCGGAGTCGGGCGGCTCATCCTCCTCAGCGAGCGGGGAGCACATCAATCCGATCTTCACCTTCCGCAACTCGGATGCGGCGgctgcaccaccaccccccgTTCGCCCACCGCAGTCCGTTCAGGATGCTGACGAGCTTTTCATGGCCGATCTGAAGGAcggcggtggtggtgcagTACCACGCCCGCCGcctccaccaccgccaccaccaccgcgaAAGCCCAGCATCGATCGGGATTCGGACACGATCTTTTACATTTCGAACACAGAAGTCAAGGTGGGTGAATCGCTGCCGACGATGGTGCCAGTGGGTGAGCAGCAGCGCAAGTTCCAGCTGGAGAACCAGTTCTTCCCCGCCAGCTATGTGATGGAttcacagcagcaacagttgcaaTCACAGCAGGCGCAGCAGGCAGATGAGGACATCATAATATCGCCACTGCACCACAATGCGGATGGATTGAAGATCTTCCGCAGCTCCTCGTCGAGCAGTGGCGATGGAGCACCACCGCTAGACGTGACCTATGTGGGTGAGTCGGTCATCGAGGTGGAGCAACAGCCGCAGGGTTGGAGCAGCACTTTGCCACCaggacaacagcagcagcaggacatcGTTATTCAGCCGGCAGTGCTGCCGGACTTGGCCATTGGGGTGCCCGTCATCGGCGAACTTCCACCGCAAATCGAGCTCAAGGAGATCGACTACATGCCCGGCGAGCTGGGAATGGGTCAGAACGGAATTGGCATCTACGAGAACGACATCCAGAGCAACAGCATCGACAGCGAACCGGATGTCGTCGAGAGTTCCATCCAGTACGGTGGGGATCTAATTGACGATGGAGCCGGCGGTGGCTTTGATGGCGTTGAGGGTTCGTATCCCTTCGACAGCCCCGCGCACCGCCAGCAGCAGGTGGGCCTGAGCCACCAGCCCCATCGCCAGTCCGCCAACCATTTGCACCGCGAACAGCTCTCTGTTGCGGAAATGGTCAATGCCACGCTCCTCCAGCGATATGACAGTGGGTCTGGATCGGGATCCGGTTCAGGATCGGGATCGGGGTCTGCATCGGCAATGGCTCCTCTGCTCGCAAGTGGAAGTAGCCGTTCTGGAAATGCCACTGCTTTCTCGGAAGATCCTCTGGCTGACTACGATGGTGAGTTGAAGGATTTGGAGGTATATAAgtgaaatatatatctatatatgttttctttttttaaggGTTCTTTAATCTTTTTGCTGTTTCCATGGGCCTCATCATTGTCATCCTACCCTCAGCTCTTTTGGTATCTATGTACTGCGCTATAAAGTAagtaaaatatacatatgctaTTATCGATATGGCCAAAGTATAGGGTTTTATAAATTCTGGTAGATAAGTATATAAGGTCCAAAAATCCCcacaataaatataattatatacttGGGTAAACAACATAAAGCCGTAGGGGAGCCATAAATCGAAAAGTAGGAATCTTAAGTTATCGAACcttcttaaatttaaaaagagTCCATCGCCCGCTTAGCCCCCACCACAACGTCCTGCCACACAAAATGAATTGTCATTCCTGGGGCCAACTGTACACAGACAGTATGTTCTTTTATCCAGGACTCCTTAGCCATTTGGCTGAGCTAATTGGTTACGCCTCGTGTGACGCTTAATCAGCTTAGACGGCGATGTCccacacaaatcaaaaataattgcAAGAAATTGCGAGGAAGCAGTGACAGCGAATGGGGAGCAAAAGGGATCAGAAGGATGCGGAATGGTGGATACGGAATACGGGTTGCGGGTTGCTTGGAGCAGGATGAGCTGGGACTAAAGCCACCTTTAAATAGAAGGACAGCAGATGTGGGTGGGGCTGAGCCGTGAGTGGCAGCCAACCCCAATCCGATCCCAAGCGCAAAACCTTCATTTCAAGGATTCCCTGGGCGAGATGTGTTGCCTACTTTAGAGCGACGACCCACGCATGGCAAAAGAATGCACTCAATCTAAAGCAATTTGCCGGGGCAACCACCTGACCCCTTGGCATCCACCGCCTTCTCCCATCCGCCCACTACCCACCGCCTGCCCCCGCAGCGTTGCGCTGCAGGCAAGGTGTGGCAAATCGCATTTATCAGCTTCATTCGTGGCGGTTTATTTCTCATTCGCATTGCCAGCGACAGACAGCAGAAGTAGTACCAAAACATTGACAAATCTCTGACGGAGTGGTGCTGGAGGTGCTTTCGGTGGGTGAATCGGTTGCCTGGTTGGGTGGCAAATTTGGGAGCAATGCCAGGGACGCACATCCTTTATTGCCCGCAGTTTGGCCCGTACATAAATCTTGGCCACGCCACGAATTGGGTTAAAAGCTGTTGGTGAAGCTGCTGTTTCTCGAGATGCGGATTTATATGTAGAAATTCCTACATATATAGCTAAATATG encodes:
- the LOC6619603 gene encoding uncharacterized protein LOC6619603 isoform X2, whose translation is MPGSNMSLSLGVRGRSALWLALLLATTAFCGAAWAAPTVGGAAPAPVVGQKQSHHHYHHLEIGVQGNTPTLMEASTTRDGKHATVAITQAPPKPSTTATSTTTTSTTEMARATDKPEVAEEVPSAETKASAIRSTTDSSTTESSTTGKIRITEFSSTTEKPTAINETLRSSVIERTTTTVAAALASKEINTEDLQVVRLLDLEHTVAPPLDSGHDGRKLTKKKQLLEQHFPTTTVATTTIETEMERIPTTSSSTTTTTILSSSTTSAPPLPFTFPPLRPSNLAFLEAIFSTAPPMTTDFAGIKSTRTPPTPSTLAPSHHGYLGPIFMGERTIGVVHPLKKPQPASHQHVASIESQLRNGRLVEILAPTALLEQIPEPSTTHAPPQLGAALVLSTTVFQVPDLQTSTTRLPTSNSNENNVAGGAEVAAPPRTESKISDIQIEVYDSTVDSIVASTNFRDSEGFYAPPQTHVEIGTTKPPHEMQLPQERFTQYVIDRADVSTQPASGGVAGSGGSGGAAMGKPEPAAIEIHINVSEAFGSESEDLEFSYRQPSLAADKPGKSGDEILVVEIIDSGADNSSSESGGSSSSASGEHINPIFTFRNSDAAAAPPPPVRPPQSVQDADELFMADLKDGGGGAVPRPPPPPPPPPPRKPSIDRDSDTIFYISNTEVKVGESLPTMVPVGEQQRKFQLENQFFPASYVMDSQQQQLQSQQAQQADEDIIISPLHHNADGLKIFRSSSSSSGDGAPPLDVTYVGESVIEVEQQPQGWSSTLPPGQQQQQDIVIQPAVLPDLAIGVPVIGELPPQIELKEIDYMPGELGMGQNGIGIYENDIQSNSIDSEPDVVESSIQYGGDLIDDGAGGGFDGVEGSYPFDSPAHRQQQVGLSHQPHRQSANHLHREQLSVAEMVNATLLQRYDSGSGSGSGSGSGSGSASAMAPLLASGSSRSGNATAFSEDPLADYDGFFNLFAVSMGLIIVILPSALLVSMYCAIKYVLSKNSGAGTGGAHGDDSEQGQDSKHESKSSSFSSSGSATASTIPQPRPRPVPPHHRPPTTRPPSGVSQGHLLTPGLECLEFRFEGGGVSKVGEVVQVGLEAFGDGNGNASSIGGSSGGIGGGGFAPCGSVTKMTLKDNHLIVVTEERHDISRNARETKMHTDKDGVFVVEVARGIDSKQLTGDHSGVTLDSTELPFDNKLAPNGGHLLEKTLPSHEQVQIHAPPQDFATGHPAPLHLIEEAEEHVAEDLSQQAVETPSNLARTGLSQSDLSSTSSSDSNKRYSYGNQELYVIEQPGYATSSPTAKPILISPNQNSGQDLEQKSQLSTSTEQTEIDSSQGTKKSDEEVARQAEAVKEVISEKEVANPPQKEVDTPPEYEVKATPIDVKQEEPVVPEKLTAVQPIEEEVVSRKEEEVPPKEELPPPTVEVSPPKEDQVPIENKMQEQEEKADNQVEVQTESSPDPTDMNAKLPDESLKPEETVEIQNEPEAESNYDSLMSLPAPPSTEEIKELGDYALMESNQLDSLPPPPPPLQDVPSTPPASGRPAAINVSNENGTGKVSVVITGGGLVGGGAEEPSTLTPPASPPATPPPSQTSTQYASNGLTNGIHALVVVDVNGS
- the LOC6619603 gene encoding uncharacterized protein LOC6619603 isoform X1; this translates as MPGSNMSLSLGVRGRSALWLALLLATTAFCGAAWAAPTVGGAAPAPVVGQKQSHHHYHHLEIGVQGNTPTLMEASTTRDGKHATVAITQAPPKPSTTATSTTTTSTTEMARATDKPEVAEEVPSAETKASAIRSTTDSSTTESSTTGKIRITEFSSTTEKPTAINETLRSSVIERTTTTVAAALASKEINTEDLQVVRLLDLEHTVAPPLDSGHDGRKLTKKKQLLEQHFPTTTVATTTIETEMERIPTTSSSTTTTTILSSSTTSAPPLPFTFPPLRPSNLAFLEAIFSTAPPMTTDFAGIKSTRTPPTPSTLAPSHHGYLGPIFMGERTIGVVHPLKKPQPASHQHVASIESQLRNGRLVEILAPTALLEQIPEPSTTHAPPQLGAALVLSTTVFQVPDLQTSTTRLPTSNSNENNVAGGAEVAAPPRTESKISDIQIEVYDSTVDSIVASTNFRDSEGFYAPPQTHVEIGTTKPPHEMQLPQERFTQYVIDRADVSTQPASGGVAGSGGSGGAAMGKPEPAAIEIHINVSEAFGSESEDLEFSYRQPSLAADKPGKSGDEILVVEIIDSGADNSSSESGGSSSSASGEHINPIFTFRNSDAAAAPPPPVRPPQSVQDADELFMADLKDGGGGAVPRPPPPPPPPPPRKPSIDRDSDTIFYISNTEVKVGESLPTMVPVGEQQRKFQLENQFFPASYVMDSQQQQLQSQQAQQADEDIIISPLHHNADGLKIFRSSSSSSGDGAPPLDVTYVGESVIEVEQQPQGWSSTLPPGQQQQQDIVIQPAVLPDLAIGVPVIGELPPQIELKEIDYMPGELGMGQNGIGIYENDIQSNSIDSEPDVVESSIQYGGDLIDDGAGGGFDGVEGSYPFDSPAHRQQQVGLSHQPHRQSANHLHREQLSVAEMVNATLLQRYDSGSGSGSGSGSGSGSASAMAPLLASGSSRSGNATAFSEDPLADYDGFFNLFAVSMGLIIVILPSALLVSMYCAIKYVLSKNSGAGTGGAHGDDSEQGQDSKHEDISRNARETKMHTDKDGVFVVEVARGIDSKQLTGDHSGVTLDSTELPFDNKLAPNGGHLLEKTLPSHEQVQIHAPPQDFATGHPAPLHLIEEAEEHVAEDLSQQAVETPSNLARTGLSQSDLSSTSSSDSNKRYSYGNQELYVIEQPGYATSSPTAKPILISPNQNSGQDLEQKSQLSTSTEQTEIDSSQGTKKSDEEVARQAEAVKEVISEKEVANPPQKEVDTPPEYEVKATPIDVKQEEPVVPEKLTAVQPIEEEVVSRKEEEVPPKEELPPPTVEVSPPKEDQVPIENKMQEQEEKADNQVEVQTESSPDPTDMNAKLPDESLKPEETVEIQNEPEAESNYDSLMSLPAPPSTEEIKELGDYALMESNQLDSLPPPPPPLQDVPSTPPASGRPAAINVSNENGTGKVSVVITGGGLVGGGAEEPSTLTPPASPPATPPPSQTSTQYASNGLTNGIHALVVVDVNGS